One segment of Agromyces albus DNA contains the following:
- a CDS encoding glycoside hydrolase family 43 protein, with protein MTSYPNPLISGFNPDPSVVRVGDEYYIATSTFEYLPGIPIYRSRDFVNWERIGHVATRPGQLGVDEVPTAGGAWAPTIRHRDGVFHLVITDAMGRGMLHFTATDAAGPWSDGDLILKADGSASVDGIDPDLAWDDDGTAYITYSGLILSGDEMGSHHGIQQVRVDLDGHRALEEPRSLWSGSGLMFPEAPHLYRHDGRWYLLIAEGGTERGHGISIARGDSPEGPFEGAPSNPLVSARSTDRPIQNTGHGDLVVGPDGEWLVVLLGVRPRSMTRAFSALGRETFVTRVRWRDDGWPEIDPVELAPRPGSAARDDFDDAEFASDWVAVRRLPHEAGSLTERPGSLVLHADGSTLDDTRPVFVGRRQEHLRSTSRALVDVSAGVGGLAVRYDERFHVGIEAGDGRLRAHAQLGGLWQEWSEPFDGTEVELVLRTRRPNDNGGFPRTSDVIELGAVVGGMERVLAEIDGRFLSSEVTESFTGRVTGLSARRGTVAVDWFAYEGDDE; from the coding sequence GTGACCTCCTACCCGAACCCGCTCATCTCGGGGTTCAACCCCGATCCGAGCGTCGTGCGCGTCGGCGACGAGTACTACATCGCGACGTCGACGTTCGAGTACCTGCCGGGCATCCCGATCTACCGCTCGCGCGACTTCGTGAACTGGGAGCGCATCGGGCACGTCGCCACGCGGCCGGGCCAGCTCGGCGTCGACGAGGTGCCCACGGCGGGCGGCGCGTGGGCGCCCACGATCCGGCACCGCGACGGCGTCTTCCACCTCGTCATCACCGACGCGATGGGCCGGGGCATGCTGCATTTCACGGCGACGGATGCCGCAGGCCCCTGGAGCGACGGCGACCTCATCCTCAAGGCCGACGGTTCTGCGAGCGTCGACGGCATCGACCCCGACCTCGCCTGGGACGACGACGGCACGGCATACATCACCTACTCGGGCCTGATCCTGAGCGGCGACGAGATGGGATCGCACCATGGCATCCAGCAGGTGCGCGTCGACCTCGACGGCCACCGCGCGCTCGAGGAGCCGCGCTCGCTGTGGTCGGGCTCGGGCCTCATGTTCCCCGAGGCACCGCACCTCTACCGGCACGACGGACGCTGGTACCTCCTGATCGCCGAGGGCGGCACCGAGCGCGGCCACGGCATCAGCATCGCGCGCGGCGACTCGCCCGAAGGCCCCTTCGAGGGCGCCCCATCGAACCCGCTCGTGTCGGCCCGCTCGACCGACCGGCCGATTCAGAACACCGGTCACGGCGACCTCGTCGTGGGTCCTGATGGCGAGTGGCTCGTCGTGCTCCTCGGCGTGCGGCCGCGCAGCATGACGCGGGCGTTCTCGGCGCTCGGGCGCGAGACCTTCGTCACCCGCGTGCGCTGGCGCGACGACGGCTGGCCCGAGATCGACCCGGTCGAACTCGCGCCACGGCCCGGCAGCGCAGCGCGCGACGACTTCGACGACGCCGAGTTCGCGTCGGACTGGGTTGCCGTGCGCCGCCTGCCGCACGAGGCCGGCTCGCTGACGGAGCGCCCGGGCTCGCTCGTGCTGCACGCCGACGGCTCGACGCTCGACGACACGCGGCCGGTGTTCGTCGGCCGTCGCCAGGAGCACCTCCGCTCGACGTCGCGTGCACTGGTAGATGTCTCCGCGGGGGTCGGCGGCCTCGCGGTGCGCTACGACGAGCGGTTCCACGTCGGCATCGAGGCGGGCGACGGTCGGCTTCGCGCCCACGCGCAGCTCGGCGGTCTCTGGCAGGAGTGGTCGGAGCCCTTCGACGGCACCGAGGTCGAGCTCGTGCTCCGCACCCGGCGGCCGAACGACAACGGCGGGTTCCCGCGCACGTCCGACGTGATCGAACTCGGCGCCGTCGTCGGCGGCATGGAGCGCGTGCTCGCCGAGATCGACGGCCGCTTCCTCTCCTCCGAGGTCACCGAGTCGTTCACCGGTCGCGTCACCGGCCTGTCGGCGCGGCGGGGTACCGTGGCCGTCGACTGGTTCGCATACGAGGGCGATGACGAATGA